GTCGAGCAGGGCGTCGACGTCGAGCCGGGTCCCGGTCCTCGCCGTCGCCGTCGCCCCGCTCACGCCCGGCCCGCCGTGGCCTGCGGCGCACCCGAGGTGGTCGGCGGCGCGGGTGTCGTCGCCCACGCCGTGAGGGCGTCGGCGAGCTCGTGGACCCCGCCGTGGTGGAGCCCGTCGCGACCCCCGTGCAGCTGGGGCAGCTCGACGACGGGTAGGCCGACCTCGTGGAGCCGGCCACGCAGGCTCGCCTCGCGCTGGACCCGCTGGGCGTGCTCGACCGCCTGCTGCGCGAGTGCCTCGGCGCGCACCTTCGGGCGGCGCCCGGGCACGCCGGCCTCCTGGAGCCCCGTGCGGAGCGCCGCGACGTCGACGTGACCGGCCGCGACGTCAGCGAGCCGGTCGGCGTCGACGAGGGTGGGGCGCACCTGGTTGACGAGGAGGCCGCCGAGGGGAAGGCCGAGGCCGCGCAGCTCGGTCGCGGCGTCGACGGTCTCCTGCACGGGCATGTCCTCCAGGAGCGTCACGAGGTGGACCGCGGTGGCGGACGCGCGGAACACCTCGGTCATCGCGGCGGCCTGGCTGTGGACCGGCCCCATGCGCGCGAGCTCGGCGACGTCGGCGTTGACGTTGAGGAAGCGGCCGATCCGGCCGGTGGGCGGGGCGTCGACGACGACGTGGTCGTAGGCGTAGGGCCCGTCGCCGCGGCGGCGGCCGCGCTTGAGGCGCACGGCGTCGTACACCTTCCCGGTGAGGAGCACGTCGCGCAGACCCGGCGCGATCGTCGTCGCGAAGTCGACCGCCCCGATCCTGTCGAGCGCCCGCCCCGCCCGCCCCAGCCGGTAGAAGACCTCGAGGTACTCCAGCAGCGCGGCCTTGGCCTCGACGGACAGACCGAGGAGCTCGCCCCCGGGGACGCGGACGAGCGACCTCGCCTCGTAGCCGAGCGGCGCGGTGTCGAACACGCGCGCGATCCCCTGCCGCTCCTCGACCTCGACGAGCAGGACGCGT
Above is a genomic segment from Aquipuribacter nitratireducens containing:
- a CDS encoding ArsA-related P-loop ATPase, yielding MPDLLAARVRLHVVTGKGGTGKTTVAAALGVALARRGRRVLLVEVEERQGIARVFDTAPLGYEARSLVRVPGGELLGLSVEAKAALLEYLEVFYRLGRAGRALDRIGAVDFATTIAPGLRDVLLTGKVYDAVRLKRGRRRGDGPYAYDHVVVDAPPTGRIGRFLNVNADVAELARMGPVHSQAAAMTEVFRASATAVHLVTLLEDMPVQETVDAATELRGLGLPLGGLLVNQVRPTLVDADRLADVAAGHVDVAALRTGLQEAGVPGRRPKVRAEALAQQAVEHAQRVQREASLRGRLHEVGLPVVELPQLHGGRDGLHHGGVHELADALTAWATTPAPPTTSGAPQATAGRA